CCTGGACGCAATGGCCTTAATTTACAGGGCTCATTTTGCTTTCAGTAAAAATCCGAGAATAACTTCTACTGGGATTAACTCAAGTGCTGTTTTTGGTTTTACCAATTCTCTTCTGGAAGTTTTATATAAAGAAAAACCTACTCATATTGGAGTAGCTATTGACACGGCTGGACCCACTTTCAGGCATGAAAGTTTTGTTGAATATAAAGCCAACCGGCAGGAACAGCCTGAAGATATAACTATAGCTATTCCTTACATAACACGTCTTTTAGAAGCTTTTCAGATTCCTTTGATTGGTATTCCCGGTTATGAAGCAGACGATGTGATCGGCACATTGTCTTCCAAGGCGTGCAAAGAGGGCTACACTGTATATATGCTTACTATGGATAAGGATTACAGTCAGCTGGTAAATGATTGTGTTTATCTTTATAAGCCATCTTATATGGGCAATGGCCATGAGATTTATGACGTAGCAAGAGTGCTGGAAAAATTTGGTATCAAAAGAGTTGATCAGGTAAGAGATATACTGGGATTAATGGGAGATAGTGTCGACAATATCCCAGGGATTCCTGGTATTGGAGAAAAAACGGCCCAAAAGCTTATCGCAGAATATGATACTGTAGAGAATCTTATTGCCAATGCTGATAATCTGAAAGGGAAGCTTAAAGAAAACGTAGTAAATTTCGGTCCTCAGGGAATTCTCTCTAAGGACCTTGCTACCATACACTGTGATGTGCCGGTTGTATTTGATGAAGAGGTATTCAGATATAAAGAACCTCTGAAAGAAGAGTTGTCCAAACTCTTTGATGAACTTGAGTTTAAGACACTGAAGAAAAGAGTTTTTGGAGAAGAAGCAAACACCGTTCAGGTTGCTTCTTCAGGAAGGTCTAATGCAAAAGTAAATGCGAATGGCCAGATGTCAATGTTTGGAAATGCAGCCGAAGAAGTCCTTACTGAAGAGAAAGCTGAAGAAAAAGTCTTCTGTACAATAAAAGATACTGTTCATGATTACAGAGTTATTGATACTCCTGAACTTATATCTTCTTTGGTTTCTTATTTGAAAGTTCAGGATGAATTTTGTTTTGATACCGAAACCACCAGTCTAGATGCTGCAGAAACTGACCTTGTCGGTCTTGCTTTTTCATATTTTAAAGGCGAAGCATATTACGTCCCGGTTCCACAGAATTTTGAAAGGGCGAAGGAAATAGTTCAGGCGTTCAAAGACGTCCTTGAGGATAAAAATATCACGAAGGTTGGTCAAAATCTTAAGTTTGATATTCTGGTTTTGAAAAGGTACGGGATAGATGTGGATGGTCCTGTTTTTGATACTATGCTTGCTCACTATCTGATAGAGCCTGATATGCGACATAATATGGATTTCATGTCAGAATATTATCTTAACTATTCTCCTGTTTCTATTGAAGCGCTGATTGGAAAAAAAGGTGTTAAGCAGAAGAATATGAAAGATGTTCCATTAGAGGATATTGCTGAATATGCAGCGGAAGATGCTGATATTACGCTACAGCTAAAGCATATACTTCAACCTATTCTGAAGGAACAGAAAACTGATAAACTTTTCAGTGAAGTGGAAATACCTTTGGTAACAGTACTTGCTGATGTAGAAAGAGCAGGTGTAAGAATTAATCCAGATGCTCTGAAAGAGTTTTCAAAGCAGTTGGATTTGGAGTTGCTTGATATTGAAAAAAGTATTTTCAGCCGTGCTGGTTGTGAATTTAATATTGCTTCTCCTAAACAATTGGGTGAGGTATTGTTTGAAAGATTAAAAATTGATCCGAAGGCAAAGAAGACTAAGACTGGACAGTATGCAACAGGCGAAGAAGTGCTTTCAAAACTTGCACCAGATCACTTGATTGCGCAGGAGATTCTTGATTACAGAGAACTTCAGAAGCTGAAATCCACTTATGTTGATACATTACCACTTCTTATCAGCAAAGTGGATGGAAGGGTTCATACTTGCTATAATCAGGCCGTAGCTGCAACAGGGAGGTTAAGCAGCACAAATCCGAACTTACAAAACATACCTATCCGCACCGACAGAGGAAAGGAGATCAGAAAAGCTTTTGTCGCACGTGACACTGATCACTTGATTTTATCCGCTGATTATTCCCAAATCGAACTTAGGATTATGGCTGAATTCAGTAGAGAAAAGAATATGATCGAAGCTTTTCAGAAAGGGATCGATATTCATACCACTACTGCCAGTAAGGTTTACAAAGTTAACCTTGATCAGGTGACATCAGAGATGAGAAGAAATGCCAAGATGGTAAACTTTGGTATCATATATGGTATTTCTGCTTTCGGACTTTCACAAAGACTTGATATTCCACGGAAAGAAGCTGCGGATATCATAGATGCATATTTTAATGAGTTCCCTGCCATAAAGTCTTACATGGATGAGGTGATCAATAAAGCCCGCGAGCATGAATACGTTGAGACTATTTTGGGGAGGAGAAGGTATTTAAGAGATATTAATTCCAGGAACATTACTCAAAGGGGGTATGCTGAACGAAACGCTATTAACGCCCCTATTCAAGGAAGTGCAGCAGATATGATAAAAGTCGCAATGATCAATATCCATAATTGGATGAAACAGGAGAAGCTTAAATCTCGCATGATTATGCAGGTCCACGATGAACTTGTTTTTGATGCGCATAAGTCAGAGATCGATATGTTGAAGTTGAAGGTGGAAGAGTTCATGAAGACAGCCTTGTCTATGTCAGTGCCAATGGAAATTGGAATAGGTGTAGGAGAAAACTGGCTTGAAGCACATTAATGGACATGAATGTCCCAATAGTGTAAAGTCTCTTAGTTTAAAATCAGGAAATAGATATAACTACAAAGTTCTCTTGGAAATACAATCAGGAGAATTTCTCAAAAGATGAATAAAATAGTAAAGTTAAAGCCAAAGAAAGAAAAGGCTGTGTTGAACAAACATCCCTGGGTCTTTTCTGGTGCAGTGGCTAAGGCAAATGCGAAAGATGGTGATATTGTCGAAGTTGTAGATGCAGAAAACAGATTCCTTGCCTATGGGTTTTATTCCTCAGAGAGCCAGATAATATGTCGATTGTTTGAGTGGGATAAAAGTAACAATAAATTTGATGAAGCTTATTGGAGTGCTAAAATTGATAAGGCAATTCAGTTAAGAAAATCCATTATTGATTTTACATCAACAAATGCTTATCGCTTACTTCATGCTGAAGGTGATTTTTTACCAGGTCTTATAGCAGATGTTTATAAGGATACTCTGGTATTGCAGATCAGCATTACCGGTATTGAACAAAGAAAAGATTTATTTTTTGAGATTTTCAGAAAGACTGGTTACTCTTCTATTTATCTCAGGTCAAGTGGAAGTTCAAAGAAGAATCTGGATGTAAAGTCTGAGGGTGTTTGGATTGCGGGAGAAGATCAAGGGCCATTTGAGGTTATGGAAAATGGACTTAAGTTTATGGTAGATGTGGTCGAAGGTCAGAAGACAGGTTTTTTCCTTGATCAACGTGATAACCGGGAGCTGGTAAAACGATTTTCCTCAAATAAGAAAGTTCTAAACGCATTTAGTTATACCGGTGGATTCTCTGTTTATGCACAGGCAGGAGGAGCAGAGGAAGTACATTCTCTTGATATTTCAGCAGATGCTGTAAAGGGAGCTGAAGAAAATGTTTTGTTAAACTTTCCAACTGCTTCTCATAAGTCTATTGCAAAAGATTGCTTCGAGTATCTGAAAGATATGCCGGAGAATTATTATGATCTGATCATTCTGGATCCTCCTGCATTTGCTAAGTCTGCGGCGGCAGTGGACAGAGCGGCAAGAGGTTATAAAGACATAAATATGCGGGCATTCAGAAAAATTAAAAAGGGAGGAATGCTTTTAACTTATTCATGTTCACAACACATCACGAAAGATTTATTTCAAAAGATTATTTTTGGAGCTGCTGCTGATTCCGGAAGGAATGTGAGAATTCTTTTTCAGTTGCATCAGCCTGCCGATCACCCAGTTAATCTTTATCACCCGGAAGGGGAATACCTGAAGGGTCTTGCATTATGGGTGGAGTAGCTTGTTGCTACTCCCCAAAGACAGTTACAGTAACTTCTCTTCCCGAAGCATGATCACGATGTTCGCATAGATATATCCCCTGCCAGGTACCAAGACTAAAACGCCCTTCTGTAACAGGAATGCTTATTGAACTGCCCATTAGGGATGCTTTTATATGAGCAGGCATATCATCCGGTCCTTCAAGAGTATGTTTATAGTAAGGTGCATTTTCGGGTACCATTTTGTTGAAATGACTTTCAAAGTCTTGCCGAACTGTTGGATCGGCGTTTTCATTAATGGTAAGACTGGCTGAGGTATGGTGAATAAAGATGTGAGCCAATCCTGCAGAAACAGTTTTCAATTCAGGAATTTGAGATTCAATTTTATTGGTGATTAAATGGAATCCCCTTTTAAATGCAGGAAGAACAAATGTCTTTTGGATACATTTCATAATAACAGGATGAATATTACTTCTTGATGAGTAAAAAGTGCCTTTTAAGCCTAAAATTTTTATGGGGTAATTATAGCGGAAATTTGATTTCGTTAGACGAAAATAAATGTAATTTTTTATCGGTATCTCGTAAATGATGTTTAAACTCTTTTAACAAAAACTCCTTCTGTTTGTTTACTATACCGATGAAATGGGGCAGACCTTATATTTTTGCGATACTGTTGTTTTTCTTCGGATGTCAGCATAATCATTTAAATCAGAATGGTAATCCATGGGTTCCTAATGCAGAACTTTATGGGCTGTGGAGTGGTAGCTGGCCTTGCTCTGATTGTGATGTTATGGCATATAAGCTCTTAATTCAAAGATCCGGATTATTCAGGGAAGAATCTGTGATGATCAATGGAAAAGGTAGTTTAGAAGTTTTGGAGGGCACCTGGCAAATGAATAATGATTCTCTTCTTGTCTTAAACAAGATGAATGGAGGTAAAGCAAAGTTTTTATTAAAGGGTAATCAGCTTGGCCTTCTTAATGAACAAGGTTTTTCAGTAAGAAATCAGTATATTTTATACAAATCATCAGATGCTGAAATCAGACTTGAGGAGAGTGAAAGAATGCGTAAGAGTGGAATCGATTTTATTACGGACCCGGATGAAAAGTGGAAGCTTACCATAGACTTTGATAAAGAAGCGATTTTTCATTTTCCTGATGGAGAAACAATAAAGTCAGCTCTTAATGATAAAATCGATCCTGATCGCAATAGCTGGAAATTCTCTGGTTCTTCTAAGGGATCTTTTCTTTCAATTGAACTTACCAAAGATATTTGTTCAGATAGTATTTCCGGAGAATCTATCCCATATAAAGTTTTAATAGCCGCTGAAGGATTGAAAAACAAAGGTGTTTCAAAATTTTCCGGATGCGGGAGTTTTTTGGGAGATTGGCGTCTTCATGATATATGGGCTCTAAGATCTTTTAATGGTAAAGAAATCGATGCCGCAAATTTTGATAAAGGTATTCCTTACCTGGAATTTAATATCAGAGAAGGGAAAATTTTCGGAAATGCTGGTTGCAATGCAAGCAGTGGAAGTTTTATCCAGAGTAAAAGCATTATAGCAATCGGATCTATTGCTTCCTCTAAAATGCTTTGCAATGCTTATTCCTTCGAACAGGACTTTCTGAGAACTCTTTCACGAAAAAATTTTAAATATAAATTCGACGGATTAAAGCTTACTTTATCCGACGAGAAGAATGTTCTTGAGTTTTCAAAAGTTGATTAAAGCTCGCACAGTTGTTTTTTGTGGTTTAAGAAATCTTCCCAGATATCCCTTAAAATTTGACCTGCAGGTTTAATGTCTTTGATTTGAGCAGAAACCTGACCTATTTCAAGTTCCCCTTCATTAAGATCTCCTTCAAATATACCTTTCTTGGCTCTGCCTTTGGCAAGTAAATTTTTTAGAGAGACAGGATCTGCCCCACTTTCTTCTGCGTGTTTTACTTCCTCATAAAATTTATTTTTAAGTAATCTCACCGGTGTCACGGACTTGAGTGTCAAGACTGTTTCTCCTTCAGTAGAATTTGTAACTCTGTTTTTAAAATTGATGTGTGCTGAAGATTCTTCACTAATTGCAAACCTGCTTCCTATTTGTACACCCTCTGCACCTAAAGCCATAGCCGCCAGTAGGCCTCTGCCTGTTGCTATTCCACCCGCCGCTATGACTGGGATTTTTACTGATTCTTTAACCATTGGTATCAGGCAAAAGGTTGTTGTTTCTTCACGACCATTATGACCGCCAGCTTCAAAACCTTCGGCTACTACCGCATCCACTCCTGCATCTTCAGATTTTTTGGCAAATTTGACACTCGATACTACATGAACTACTTTAATACCATTCTCTTTTAAAGTTTTTGTCCATGTAGAGGGATTACCAGCTGAAGTGAATACAATTTTAATCTCTTCCTCAATAATGATCTTAATAATTTTGTCAATATCCGGATAAAGTAGGGGGACATTCACCCCAAATGGTCGATTCGTAGCTTGCTTGCATTTAACTAAATGTTCTTTTAACACCTCTGGATACATAGATCCTGCACCTATCAATCCAAGACCACCTGCATTACTTACCGCGGAAGCAAGCTTCCAGCCACTGCACCAAACCATTCCTGCTTGTATTATCGGATATTCAATTTCGAATAATTGATTGACTCTATTCATTGGTAAGAAATTATTTGATTGGAAAAATACAATATATTTTCTATTCTAATATTTTAATTTTTGGTTTTATGTATGGTGTTGATTTTAAGCGTTTTCGATGATTAATAAATTAGTCGATATATAGATAAAATTTTTAAATGCCTTTTGTTTGCAAGCATGAAAAAAATTGTTAAGGTTATCAACACTGGTTGTTGCCGGATGAAAGGTTAAAAGTTGCTGATATTCAGTTACGTTCGATGTTGTTTTTTGGGTGTGTGGATAAAAGAATAACTTTGTGGAAAAACTTAGCTCAAAAAATTGAAAAAATATAAGATTTATAATTATATAATATGTTGCTTTTCAGCTGCTAAATGAGTCCTGCAAATTTTCTAAAACTTGGTAAAAGTCATTTTTCCGCTTGTAAAATTTTTTATTGCCATGTTGAAATTGTCCAATTTTTGGCAAGGAATAAAAATTTTGCAGGATTTCAATAAGACGTATCATTTGGAGACCAGACGCTCAATTTTATTTTTTAGAAGTGTGCCAAATAGCTTTAACAATTTATTTTGATTTGAGGTTGTACTCTAAAGTAGTTTTAGTTATGTGGAATCTCTTTAAATATTTTCAACAACAAAAGCTGAGAAAGTATTATACAAAACTCAGACTTGATGCGCTTGAAGCCCAGAAAAATGGAGATATAAAAAGATCGCTGGCATTAAATGCCATGGCTGACAAGCTTATGAGCAATGTAATTTACAGTTAGAGGTTCAAGTTCTTTAAAATATCCTCTACAAATTCACGGGAGTTGGATAATCTGGGCACTTTATTCTGACCGCCCAGTTTACCTCTCTGTTTCATCCACTTATAAAAAGTCCCTTGGGGTACTGAATGAATAATCGGTTCCTGAAGTGCTATATCCTTGTATCGTTTTGCCTCGTAGTCGGAATTTACAACTTTAAGCTCTTCATCTAATATTTGGGAAAACTGGTGTAAATCCTTTGGTGACTGAGAAAATTCAATAACCCATTCATGTCGACCATTTTTGTTACCTTCAAAAAATACCGGAGCTGCAGTGAAATTGCTCACAATTGAGCTGGTTTTCATGCCTGCTTTGGAAACTGCTGTTTCTGCATTCTCAACCATTAGTTCTTCTCCAAAAGCATTGATGAAATGTTTGGTTCTCCCTGTGATTTTTATCCTATAAGGAGCAAGGGAAGTAAATTTTACAGTGTCACCAATTTTATATCTCCACAAACCTGCATTGGTAGAAATTACCATGGCATAGCTCTTATTCAGCTCAACCTCATGTAAGGAATAGCTTTTAGGAAATTCATCGTCCTGGTGGTCAATGTCTATAAATTCATAGTAAATTCCATAATCCAGCATTAGCAGCAATTCATCAGATCCTTTCTGATCCTGTATTCCAAAGAATCCTTCCGATGCGGTGTAGGTTTCCATGTAGTCTACATGAGAAGCAGGGAAGAAGTT
This window of the Sporocytophaga myxococcoides genome carries:
- a CDS encoding DUF6435 family protein, whose amino-acid sequence is MWNLFKYFQQQKLRKYYTKLRLDALEAQKNGDIKRSLALNAMADKLMSNVIYS
- a CDS encoding secondary thiamine-phosphate synthase enzyme YjbQ yields the protein MKCIQKTFVLPAFKRGFHLITNKIESQIPELKTVSAGLAHIFIHHTSASLTINENADPTVRQDFESHFNKMVPENAPYYKHTLEGPDDMPAHIKASLMGSSISIPVTEGRFSLGTWQGIYLCEHRDHASGREVTVTVFGE
- the polA gene encoding DNA polymerase I, with translation MNGSEKKLFLLDAMALIYRAHFAFSKNPRITSTGINSSAVFGFTNSLLEVLYKEKPTHIGVAIDTAGPTFRHESFVEYKANRQEQPEDITIAIPYITRLLEAFQIPLIGIPGYEADDVIGTLSSKACKEGYTVYMLTMDKDYSQLVNDCVYLYKPSYMGNGHEIYDVARVLEKFGIKRVDQVRDILGLMGDSVDNIPGIPGIGEKTAQKLIAEYDTVENLIANADNLKGKLKENVVNFGPQGILSKDLATIHCDVPVVFDEEVFRYKEPLKEELSKLFDELEFKTLKKRVFGEEANTVQVASSGRSNAKVNANGQMSMFGNAAEEVLTEEKAEEKVFCTIKDTVHDYRVIDTPELISSLVSYLKVQDEFCFDTETTSLDAAETDLVGLAFSYFKGEAYYVPVPQNFERAKEIVQAFKDVLEDKNITKVGQNLKFDILVLKRYGIDVDGPVFDTMLAHYLIEPDMRHNMDFMSEYYLNYSPVSIEALIGKKGVKQKNMKDVPLEDIAEYAAEDADITLQLKHILQPILKEQKTDKLFSEVEIPLVTVLADVERAGVRINPDALKEFSKQLDLELLDIEKSIFSRAGCEFNIASPKQLGEVLFERLKIDPKAKKTKTGQYATGEEVLSKLAPDHLIAQEILDYRELQKLKSTYVDTLPLLISKVDGRVHTCYNQAVAATGRLSSTNPNLQNIPIRTDRGKEIRKAFVARDTDHLILSADYSQIELRIMAEFSREKNMIEAFQKGIDIHTTTASKVYKVNLDQVTSEMRRNAKMVNFGIIYGISAFGLSQRLDIPRKEAADIIDAYFNEFPAIKSYMDEVINKAREHEYVETILGRRRYLRDINSRNITQRGYAERNAINAPIQGSAADMIKVAMINIHNWMKQEKLKSRMIMQVHDELVFDAHKSEIDMLKLKVEEFMKTALSMSVPMEIGIGVGENWLEAH
- a CDS encoding META domain-containing protein: MKWGRPYIFAILLFFFGCQHNHLNQNGNPWVPNAELYGLWSGSWPCSDCDVMAYKLLIQRSGLFREESVMINGKGSLEVLEGTWQMNNDSLLVLNKMNGGKAKFLLKGNQLGLLNEQGFSVRNQYILYKSSDAEIRLEESERMRKSGIDFITDPDEKWKLTIDFDKEAIFHFPDGETIKSALNDKIDPDRNSWKFSGSSKGSFLSIELTKDICSDSISGESIPYKVLIAAEGLKNKGVSKFSGCGSFLGDWRLHDIWALRSFNGKEIDAANFDKGIPYLEFNIREGKIFGNAGCNASSGSFIQSKSIIAIGSIASSKMLCNAYSFEQDFLRTLSRKNFKYKFDGLKLTLSDEKNVLEFSKVD
- a CDS encoding class I SAM-dependent rRNA methyltransferase, translating into MNKIVKLKPKKEKAVLNKHPWVFSGAVAKANAKDGDIVEVVDAENRFLAYGFYSSESQIICRLFEWDKSNNKFDEAYWSAKIDKAIQLRKSIIDFTSTNAYRLLHAEGDFLPGLIADVYKDTLVLQISITGIEQRKDLFFEIFRKTGYSSIYLRSSGSSKKNLDVKSEGVWIAGEDQGPFEVMENGLKFMVDVVEGQKTGFFLDQRDNRELVKRFSSNKKVLNAFSYTGGFSVYAQAGGAEEVHSLDISADAVKGAEENVLLNFPTASHKSIAKDCFEYLKDMPENYYDLIILDPPAFAKSAAAVDRAARGYKDINMRAFRKIKKGGMLLTYSCSQHITKDLFQKIIFGAAADSGRNVRILFQLHQPADHPVNLYHPEGEYLKGLALWVE
- a CDS encoding NAD(P)H-dependent flavin oxidoreductase, which encodes MNRVNQLFEIEYPIIQAGMVWCSGWKLASAVSNAGGLGLIGAGSMYPEVLKEHLVKCKQATNRPFGVNVPLLYPDIDKIIKIIIEEEIKIVFTSAGNPSTWTKTLKENGIKVVHVVSSVKFAKKSEDAGVDAVVAEGFEAGGHNGREETTTFCLIPMVKESVKIPVIAAGGIATGRGLLAAMALGAEGVQIGSRFAISEESSAHINFKNRVTNSTEGETVLTLKSVTPVRLLKNKFYEEVKHAEESGADPVSLKNLLAKGRAKKGIFEGDLNEGELEIGQVSAQIKDIKPAGQILRDIWEDFLNHKKQLCEL